A window from Solanum stenotomum isolate F172 chromosome 7, ASM1918654v1, whole genome shotgun sequence encodes these proteins:
- the LOC125871183 gene encoding OVARIAN TUMOR DOMAIN-containing deubiquitinating enzyme 12-like, which translates to MSCEPEYDAARGVLSFLDVDQLFSSNYYGDSTQHDIEICHEQYSTENPYHPSYCNVDNDEVIAHALQEEWSELYITEDAQSSHADDQYLQASTGVQHWHGSPREYYAGHDAGVKANDVGPSSSCSSPGDRSYDGEEYTYALEIQDEFEIDGEVGKRINQLSAIPHVPRINGDIPSVDEAISDHQRLLDRLQLFDLVEHKVQGDGNCQFRALSDQFYRGPEHHKFVRQQVVNQLKEHPEIYEGYVPMAYDEYLKRMSKNGEWGDHVTLQAAADSYGVKILVITSFKDTCYIEILPKNQKSNRVIYLSFWAEVHYNSIYPQGDFLPCDDFKKKKKKWSFWNKH; encoded by the exons ATGTCGTGTGAACCAGAATATGATGCTGCTCGTGGGGTTCTTAGTTTTCTCGATGTGGACCAACTTTTTAGTTCCAACTATTACGGTGACAGCACACAGCATGACATTGAAATCTGTCATGAACAATATTCCACAGAAAACCCTTATCACCCATCATATTGCAACGTTGACAATGATGAGGTTATTGCTCATGCTCTACAAGAAGAATGGTCAGAGTTGTACATTACAGAGGATGCTCAATCTTCACATGCAGATGACCAGTACTTGCAAGCCTCCACTGGTGTACAGCATTGGCATGGTTCTCCAAGGGAGTACTATGCTG GGCACGATGCTGGCGTTAAAGCTAATGATGTAGGGCCTTCAAGTTCTTGCTCTAGTCCTGGAGACAGATCATACGATGGAGAAGAGTATACTTACGCATTGGAAATACAAGATGAATTTGAGATTGATGGAGAAGTAGGGAAGAGAATAAACCAGCTGAGTGCTATTCCT CATGTTCCTAGAATAAACGGAGACATACCTTCAGTCGATGAAGCAATATCTGACCACCAAAGGCTGCTAGATAG GTTGCAATTATTTGACTTGGTGGAGCACAAAGTGCAAGGGGATGGAAATTGTCAG TTCCGTGCTTTATCAGATCAATTCTATCGTGGTCCAGAGCACCACAAATTTGTCAGACAGCAAGTAGTCAATCAG CTTAAAGAACATCCGGAGATATATGAGGGGTATGTCCCAATGGCATATGATGAATACTTGAAGAGGATGTCCAA GAATGGGGAATGGGGAGATCATGTTACGTTGCAGGCTGCCGCTGACTCG TATGGCGTGAAAATTCTTGTTATAACGTCATTCAAAGACACATGTTACATTGAGATCCTTCCGAAGAATCAAAAGTCAAACAGAG TTATATACTTGAGTTTCTGGGCGGAGGTGCACTACAACTCAATCTACCCTCAAGGAG ACTTTCTGCCATGTGATgattttaagaagaagaagaagaagtggagtTTCTGGAACAAGCATTAA
- the LOC125871185 gene encoding transcription factor TCP11 has product MGSEIVISGAISGAGNDSVNSEANDKTALAVVPTKKRNALSVSSSKDRHTKVNGRGRRVRMPALCAARVFQLTKELGHRTDGETIEWLLRNAEPAIIAATGTGTIPATQVTTTSENIPLSQSQPSVLAPLTRATPVSGFPVGGGFFSMAQQSQPNCRLDLCQPSLEFSGNAYRHMPFTALLLQPVTADEGEDKVAGEDGKQ; this is encoded by the coding sequence ATGGGTTCAGAAATAGTTATTTCCGGTGCAATCTCCGGCGCAGGAAACGATAGTGTTAATTCAGAAGCAAATGACAAAACTGCCCTTGCAGTGGTTCCGACGAAGAAGAGGAATGCGTTATCCGTTTCATCCAGCAAAGACAGACATACAAAGGTCAATGGAAGAGGACGGCGCGTAAGGATGCCGGCGTTATGCGCGGCGCGTGTTTTTCAATTAACGAAGGAACTAGGTCATAGGACTGACGGAGAAACGATAGAGTGGCTTCTCCGTAACGCTGAACCAGCAATCATCGCTGCTACAGGAACAGGTACGATTCCGGCGACTCAAGTCACTACGACGTCGGAAAACATACCGTTGTCTCAGTCACAACCGTCGGTTTTAGCTCCGTTAACACGAGCTACGCCGGTTTCTGGATTTCCGGTAGGTGGTGGATTTTTCTCTATGGCTCAGCAATCGCAGCCGAATTGCCGGCTTGATTTGTGCCAACCGTCGTTGGAATTTTCCGGCAATGCGTATCGACATATGCCGTTTACGGCGTTGCTTTTACAGCCGGTGACCGCCGATGAGGGCGAGGATAAAGTTGCCGGAGAAGATGGGAAACAGTAG